ATGGGAAACTCAAAAGCTAACATGAGTTAAACTTGAAGGATTTAAGTTATAAGTTTTTATCATATCTAACCCCGCCAGCCACATGGCAAGCGGGGTTGTTCATTTGCGTTGAACGAAATAGTCCGAAAACCGAAGTAACCGAGCTATTACCGATTCAACTAAAAGAGCCCACGCGATTACGTGAGCTCTTTTAGTTTACTACGTATTATCGTCCTTCACTAAGTCGAAAGCTTAAAGCTGTACTATTCGTACATTTTCACTCCTTCGGGCTATCCAATCTACACGAAAGCATCATCCAACGATAATACAGTCTAGTGATCATCCGGCATAACCTTTGTTACTTTTAACCTTCTCCAAGTTCTGTTAATCATATGATTTTAATACTTTGTGATTTCCATCACATCCAATCTCCGTCTACCGTTTAATATAGAAATCAGAAAGAACATCATTCACTGTTGTTGAAAGCAACCGAATAATAGCGGAGTTGCAGGTCATAAATCTATTGCGATTCTATCTCTATCCGGCGACTCCGATTCCCAACAAATCAACCCAAATTGGAGGAAACATCAATGAAGATCGAAATGATGTCTAACCTGCCCCCTACCGGCGAAAGTGTTGCCAAATTGGCCTCGGAAGGCAATCAGCTGATTATCGACATATCAAGCATTTCTGGGTTCTTCGCCTTCTGCTTAGTATTCGTGGGTTTATGTTTGATCGTCCCGGTTATCATCTACGAAAAATACTATAAAATCGCGGACGACGAACCTGCTAGCGAGATAAATCAGGAAAATCGGGAAGCAACCGATCAAGCCGCGTGAACCCATACATTCGACGGACATTTGACCATAAGTTAGCATGAACAATAGTTCGGGATTGACCGCTCAATACAATGGGCGGTTTTTCTTTTGTCCTAGAACTAATTTTCTCCCGCACTATTTCCCCTCTTCACTATTTTCTCCTCCATCATTCATTCCTATTTTCACTCTCATACATTGCCTTAAACTTCTTATTTTCCTCCTTCAATTTTTCCACAGATTGCTTATAAAATTTGCTTTGGCCAATAACCGCAAGAACCCCAATTACAAATGGAACAATACCGAATGTTAAGGTCGAAGTTGTTACATTCAATTTATTAACCTCATCCCGCCTTCAAGCATTGCCATCAATTCATGTTTCGCATCGCTGCTCACAAACAATATAAAATACTCTTTTTTCTCCACATCGCTATATCCAATATTATCTTCGCAAGAGCTCAGGTAATATTCCGTGCCCGTCATGTCTCCTCGAGGTCCGATTCTCTGCCCATTTCTTTGCAACTGGTTTTCCTTACTCCTTTATCTTGTCGCCGAATCCATCCAGGAATTATCGTAAGTGTACTCGATGTTTTCCCCGTCGAAGTCCAAATCCACGTAGATGGGGTCCCCCTCATCGGTATATCGAACGATCATAACGCTACTTTTCTCTTACTCCTATAGTCCTCGAAGAACGCCTCTAATTTAGCCACATCGCTAATCCCGCCGGCCCCGCAACGACATAACCTTGATTCGTCGCTTCGCCGTAAGACAAGTCAGAGTGAGAGGATTCAAGTTTCGTCGGTTCAGATTTAGATGAGAATTGCATGACGACAATATTAATGAAACGATCATCCATCCAATTAACCTTTTCGCATTCGCTTTTTCAATTCGGTCCACTTCCTCATTCCCGATTAAGCCGTGCCTTCCCGCTCCCCTTCGCACCCTCCCATTTTACCAAAACATTCTAACTTCTGGAAAATAAAATAAACCCCGCCCTGCCTGCTCCACGATCTATCTTCCCAATCCCCTCCCGATCCGTTACAGTATAGTAGAAACTTCTCATCACCTGACTACTCACACAACGTGAAAATAACGGCTTATCCAGGAGGACTTCTACGACGATGCACCATCCGACACCCGAGTTGCGACATGCCCATGCGCGGCGACAAACCGAACCGTCCGTCCGAACACGGCACTTGATCTTCGCCGCGGCGACGATCTTGTATTGGACGACGTTATATATTTACGTACCAATCCTGAGCCTTATCTGCAGGACCGCGGACTCTCGATGGG
This region of Cohnella herbarum genomic DNA includes:
- a CDS encoding DUF4362 domain-containing protein, producing the protein MIVRYTDEGDPIYVDLDFDGENIEYTYDNSWMDSATR